A window from Mangifera indica cultivar Alphonso chromosome 2, CATAS_Mindica_2.1, whole genome shotgun sequence encodes these proteins:
- the LOC123208385 gene encoding mitochondrial import inner membrane translocase subunit TIM9-like, which translates to MDKNMLAGLEGLPEQDKARMTAMIDHLQLRDSLRMYNSLVERCFNDCVENFTRKNLQKQEETCVMRCAEKFLKHSMRVGVRFAELNSQAPTQE; encoded by the exons ATGGACAAGAACATGTTAGCTGGACTTGAGGGTCTACCTGAGCAAGACAAGGCTCGAATGACTGCTATGATTGATCATCTTCAATTACGCGAcag TCTGAGGATGTACAATTCCCTTGTGGAGAGATGCTTCAACGACTGTGTGGAAAACTTCACTCGGAAAAATCTGCAGAAGCAAGAGGAGACCTGCGTCATGCGATGTGCTGAGAAGTTTCTGAAGCATTCAATGCGTGTTGGCGTGAGGTTTGCAGAGCTCAACTCACAAGCACCCACACAAGAATAG
- the LOC123208384 gene encoding CAX-interacting protein 4-like, whose product MPATAGRVRMPANNRVHSSAALQTHGIWQSAIGYDPYAPNKDDSKNSSQHQSSNNEPDAENPYNSYQGLLALARITNTNADEARGACKKCGRVGHLTFQCRNFLSVKDDNKERDPGAIQAAVLSELDKLKGKVGKLNGKGKVEIEDESEEEEDESDSSDSDADSEIERIIAERNGKKISSRGRSSRKKKIDVSDEDGTESNSDSGKKRGRSKKRRSRKRQNSDSGDEDESRRKRRREKRRKRDQSSDEDDEYRQRKRKSRKEKRRRRSHPHSDDSDSDVSEDSSGQYERKGRKSRLPSDSDASDSDDSRGRRTKRSKNKSRKHHHAKEE is encoded by the coding sequence ATGCCGGCCACTGCTGGACGAGTTCGCATGCCTGCGAACAATAGGGTGCATAGTAGTGCGGCCCTGCAAACTCACGGTATTTGGCAGAGTGCAATTGGGTATGATCCATATGCACCCAACAAAGATGACTCCAAGAACTCCTCACAGCACCAATCATCAAATAACGAACCTGATGCTGAGAATCCGTACAATAGCTACCAGGGACTTTTAGCACTTGCACGCATAACTAATACCAATGCTGACGAAGCCCGTGGTGCTTGCAAGAAGTGTGGTCGTGTTGGGCATTTGACTTTTCAGTGTAGAAACTTCTTGAGTGTTAAGGATGATAATAAGGAAAGAGACCCGGGAGCAATTCAGGCTGCAGTGCTGTCTGAGTTGGATAAATTGAAGGGGAAAGTGGGGAAGTTGAATGGGAAGGGTAAGGTTGAGATTGAGGACGAAAGTGAGGAAGAAGAGGATGAGAGTGACAGTTCAGATTCAGATGCAGATTCTGAGATTGAGAGGATTATTGCTGAGAGAAATGGGAAGAAGATTAGTAGTAGAGGCAGATCttcaaggaagaagaaaattgatGTTTCAGATGAAGATGGAACAGAATCAAATTCTGATTCGGGAAAGAAGAGAGGGAGGTCCAAGAAGAGGAGAAGTCGGAAGAGGCAAAATAGTGACTCAGGGGATGAGGATGAAAGTAGAAGGAAGAGGAGAAGGgaaaagagaaggaagaggGATCAGTCCTCTGATGAAGACGATGAGTATCGACAACGTAAGAGGAAGAGTAGAAAGGAAAAGAGGAGGCGAAGAAGTCATCCACACTCAGACGATTCTGATTCAGACGTGTCTGAAGATTCTAGTGGACAATATGAAAGGAAGGGCAGAAAGTCCAGATTGCCATCTGATTCTGATGCAAGTGATTCGGATGATTCCCGTGGAAGGCGCACAAAGAGGTCTAAGAATAAGAGCAGGAAACACCATCATGCCAAGGAAGAATAG
- the LOC123208383 gene encoding kelch-like protein 30 isoform X1 yields MWYLSRTPHVSSNTKPNDPPIFTFNNSIFPVSDSGVFQNISIVQVPKEIKQNDDQKQQHRPWCNSWEWFAYPPSPMQFHAVAVPRNPSFRIQVISDFSVLSEQILCAKLPLGIHPRATLCCYSFEGNTLTDVPKMQCEDRNLIGASGAIFDGWLYLAGGFKGSPSAGVEPSEYLDLAEKLNLKTWQWKALPPMHTPRAFGTGVALNNKFCVVGGGATLKRSAEIYDPRKDSWELLESFVPKEADGFAVASLNSRLVMLTWSDRLGVKLWMWNKLINIDTGGWGLISFFPNQQVERLRVRQYGAKMVRVGKELWVLIGENEEGIFQVDGGGVWPVFPPPMFRPEDGHEIVQKDHVYAFHFPAGGRISWRQIPVYSI; encoded by the exons ATGTGGTACCTAAGTAGAACACCTCATGTCTCTTCCAATACAAAACCAAATGACCCGcccattttcacttttaataattctatttttccAGTATCAGATAGTGGCGTTTTTCAAAACATTTCGATCGTTCAAGTCCCAAAagagataaaacaaaatgaTGATCAAAAGCAACAACACAGGCCTTGGTGCAACTCATGGGAGTGGTTTGCATATCCGCCTTCTCCCATGCAATTCCACGCTGTGGCAGTCCCTCGAAATCCATCCTTTAGAATTCAAGTTATTTCAGACTTTTCAGTATTGTCAGAGCAAATTTTATGCGCCAAACTGCCTCTTGGAATTCATCCTCGTGCTACATTGTGTTGTTATTCGTTTGAAGGCAATACGTTAACAGATGTCCCCAAGATGCAGTGCGAAGATCGTAATCTAATTGGGGCTTCTGGAGCCATTTTTGATGGGTGGCTCTACCTAGCAGGCGGGTTTAAGGGGAGCCCTTCCG CAGGTGTTGAACCTTCAGAGTATCTAGATTTGGCGGAGAAGTTGAACCTCAAGACATGGCAATGGAAAGCACTACCCCCAATGCATACACCAAGGGCTTTTGGGACAGGCGTCGCTCTCAATAACAAGTTCTGCGTCGTGGGCGGTGGCGCAACCCTCAAGCGCTCAGCTGAAATTTACGACCCCAGAAAAGACTCATGGGAGTTGTTGGAATCATTTGTTCCAAAGGAGGCTGATGGATTTGCGGTGGCATCCTTGAACTCCCGTTTGGTAATGCTTACTTGGTCAGATAGGCTAGGAGTGAAACTGTGGATGTGGAATAAATTGATTAACATAGACACCGGAGGGTGGGGATTGATCAGTTTCTTTCCCAACCAACAAGTCGAGAGGTTAAGAGTGAGGCAATATGGGGCAAAAATGGTGAGGGTTGGGAAGGAGTTGTGGGTTTTAATTGGAGAGAATGAAGAAGGTATTTTTCAAGTGGATGGAGGAGGTGTTTGGCCGGTGTTTCCACCGCCCATGTTTAGGCCTGAAGATGGGCATGAAATTGTGCAGAAGGACCATGTCTATGCATTCCATTTCCCGGCTGGTGGAAGAATTAGTTGGAGACAGATTCCAGTTTACTCAATTTGA
- the LOC123208383 gene encoding kelch-like protein 30 isoform X2, protein MWYLSRTPHVSSNTKPNDPPIFTFNNSIFPVSDSGVFQNISIVQVPKEIKQNDDQKQQHRPWCNSWEWFAYPPSPMQFHAVAVPRNPSFRIQVISDFSVLSEQILCAKLPLGIHPRATLCCYSFEGNTLTDVPKMQCEDRNLIGASGAIFDGWLYLAGGFKGSPSGVEPSEYLDLAEKLNLKTWQWKALPPMHTPRAFGTGVALNNKFCVVGGGATLKRSAEIYDPRKDSWELLESFVPKEADGFAVASLNSRLVMLTWSDRLGVKLWMWNKLINIDTGGWGLISFFPNQQVERLRVRQYGAKMVRVGKELWVLIGENEEGIFQVDGGGVWPVFPPPMFRPEDGHEIVQKDHVYAFHFPAGGRISWRQIPVYSI, encoded by the exons ATGTGGTACCTAAGTAGAACACCTCATGTCTCTTCCAATACAAAACCAAATGACCCGcccattttcacttttaataattctatttttccAGTATCAGATAGTGGCGTTTTTCAAAACATTTCGATCGTTCAAGTCCCAAAagagataaaacaaaatgaTGATCAAAAGCAACAACACAGGCCTTGGTGCAACTCATGGGAGTGGTTTGCATATCCGCCTTCTCCCATGCAATTCCACGCTGTGGCAGTCCCTCGAAATCCATCCTTTAGAATTCAAGTTATTTCAGACTTTTCAGTATTGTCAGAGCAAATTTTATGCGCCAAACTGCCTCTTGGAATTCATCCTCGTGCTACATTGTGTTGTTATTCGTTTGAAGGCAATACGTTAACAGATGTCCCCAAGATGCAGTGCGAAGATCGTAATCTAATTGGGGCTTCTGGAGCCATTTTTGATGGGTGGCTCTACCTAGCAGGCGGGTTTAAGGGGAGCCCTTCCG GTGTTGAACCTTCAGAGTATCTAGATTTGGCGGAGAAGTTGAACCTCAAGACATGGCAATGGAAAGCACTACCCCCAATGCATACACCAAGGGCTTTTGGGACAGGCGTCGCTCTCAATAACAAGTTCTGCGTCGTGGGCGGTGGCGCAACCCTCAAGCGCTCAGCTGAAATTTACGACCCCAGAAAAGACTCATGGGAGTTGTTGGAATCATTTGTTCCAAAGGAGGCTGATGGATTTGCGGTGGCATCCTTGAACTCCCGTTTGGTAATGCTTACTTGGTCAGATAGGCTAGGAGTGAAACTGTGGATGTGGAATAAATTGATTAACATAGACACCGGAGGGTGGGGATTGATCAGTTTCTTTCCCAACCAACAAGTCGAGAGGTTAAGAGTGAGGCAATATGGGGCAAAAATGGTGAGGGTTGGGAAGGAGTTGTGGGTTTTAATTGGAGAGAATGAAGAAGGTATTTTTCAAGTGGATGGAGGAGGTGTTTGGCCGGTGTTTCCACCGCCCATGTTTAGGCCTGAAGATGGGCATGAAATTGTGCAGAAGGACCATGTCTATGCATTCCATTTCCCGGCTGGTGGAAGAATTAGTTGGAGACAGATTCCAGTTTACTCAATTTGA